One part of the Sorangiineae bacterium MSr11954 genome encodes these proteins:
- a CDS encoding NAD(P)-dependent alcohol dehydrogenase has translation MKAFELSHFGLDGLRLVERPDPTPGPGQILLRMRAASLNYRDLSVVRGEYLSLKPPFIPISDGMGEVVALGPGVRRFKVGDRVLPAYITNWINGEPPADNMSRLGGPLDGVLAEYMAVSEESAVHAPSHLSDVEAVTLPIAALTAWQTLFVYGSLQLGQTVVVQGSGGVSLFALMLARAAGAEVIATSGNPAKLARLKELGAHHVINYRETPDWDKRVLELTERQGVRGADHVLDIAGGETLKRSIAAARVGGTVYVVGFVEGLSTTLDLLPTVTRRIRLQAVSGGHRTSLEALVRAMELHRITPVVDKVFPVTEVREALDYLGKGTHFGKVALSFEGFGR, from the coding sequence ATGAAAGCTTTCGAACTCTCGCACTTCGGCCTCGATGGTCTGCGTCTCGTGGAGCGTCCCGATCCGACGCCCGGCCCGGGCCAAATCCTGTTGCGCATGCGGGCGGCGTCGTTGAACTACCGCGACCTGAGCGTGGTGCGCGGTGAGTATCTGTCGCTGAAGCCGCCGTTCATTCCCATCTCGGATGGCATGGGCGAGGTCGTTGCGCTCGGCCCGGGTGTGCGCCGCTTCAAGGTAGGCGATCGCGTGCTGCCCGCGTACATCACCAACTGGATCAACGGTGAACCGCCCGCCGACAACATGTCCCGCTTGGGCGGACCGCTCGACGGCGTGCTGGCCGAGTACATGGCGGTCTCCGAGGAGTCCGCGGTCCACGCGCCCTCGCATTTGAGCGACGTCGAGGCGGTGACGCTTCCCATCGCCGCGCTCACGGCGTGGCAGACCCTGTTCGTCTATGGCTCGCTGCAGCTCGGGCAGACGGTGGTCGTGCAAGGGAGCGGCGGCGTGTCGCTCTTTGCGCTCATGCTCGCGCGCGCGGCCGGCGCCGAGGTCATCGCCACCTCGGGCAACCCTGCGAAGCTCGCGCGGCTCAAGGAGCTTGGCGCGCACCACGTGATCAACTACCGTGAAACACCCGATTGGGATAAGCGCGTCCTCGAGCTCACCGAGCGACAAGGCGTGCGCGGCGCGGACCATGTGCTCGACATCGCCGGCGGCGAGACCTTGAAGCGCTCCATCGCGGCCGCGCGCGTCGGGGGGACCGTGTATGTCGTCGGGTTCGTCGAAGGCCTGTCGACGACGTTGGATCTGCTCCCCACGGTGACCCGTAGGATCCGCTTGCAAGCGGTTTCCGGCGGTCATCGAACCAGCCTGGAGGCGTTGGTGCGCGCGATGGAGTTGCACCGCATCACGCCGGTGGTCGATAAAGTTTTTCCCGTGACCGAGGTGCGTGAGGCGCTCGATTACTTGGGAAAGGGCACGCACTTTGGAAAAGTCGC
- the pqqB gene encoding pyrroloquinoline quinone biosynthesis protein PqqB has product MNLTVLGSAAGGGFPQWNCGCPNCIAVREGRANFEPRTQDSLAVTARDPRDASYVLVNASPDLLEQIKRTRPLWPKAPRHSPIRAIVLTNGDMDHVLGLFSLRESYPLALYATSAVRRGLEENAFLRTLQRFEGQLVLRTLEIGREVEIRDASGETTGVHIRAFAAPGKLPVHLMASGTASDEDNVGLVLHDGTSPKKTAVYLTACADLERRTDLEGHAVLLFDGTFYCEDELRKLELSRSLAKDMAHIPIEGETGSLARLASIPGCRKIYTHINNTNPILSLASEERRTVERAGFEIAFDGMEITL; this is encoded by the coding sequence ATGAACCTCACAGTGCTCGGATCGGCCGCCGGTGGCGGCTTCCCCCAATGGAATTGTGGTTGTCCGAACTGCATCGCGGTGAGGGAAGGGCGCGCAAATTTCGAGCCCCGCACCCAAGATTCGCTAGCGGTGACCGCGCGGGATCCGCGCGATGCCTCGTACGTACTCGTCAATGCATCCCCGGATTTGCTCGAGCAAATCAAGAGAACGCGCCCGTTATGGCCGAAAGCGCCCAGACATTCGCCGATTCGCGCCATCGTGCTGACCAATGGCGACATGGATCACGTTCTCGGGCTTTTTTCGCTGCGGGAGTCGTATCCGCTCGCGCTCTACGCGACCAGCGCAGTGCGTCGAGGGTTGGAGGAGAATGCCTTTTTGCGCACCTTGCAGCGCTTCGAAGGACAGCTCGTATTGCGCACCTTGGAGATCGGGCGCGAGGTGGAGATTCGAGACGCTTCGGGTGAAACCACGGGGGTACACATTCGCGCCTTTGCTGCGCCGGGGAAGCTGCCGGTGCACCTCATGGCATCGGGCACCGCCAGCGACGAGGACAATGTCGGGCTCGTGCTTCACGATGGCACCTCGCCTAAAAAGACCGCCGTGTACCTGACGGCCTGCGCCGATCTCGAGCGCCGTACCGATCTCGAAGGGCACGCCGTGCTCTTGTTCGACGGCACCTTTTATTGCGAGGACGAGCTGCGCAAGCTCGAGCTCTCGCGCTCCCTGGCCAAGGACATGGCGCACATTCCCATCGAAGGCGAGACGGGCAGCCTCGCGCGCCTTGCCTCGATCCCCGGTTGCCGCAAGATCTACACGCACATCAACAATACCAATCCCATTCTCTCGCTCGCCTCCGAGGAGCGCCGCACGGTGGAGCGCGCGGGATTCGAAATTGCATTCGACGGTATGGAGATCACCTTATGA